In one window of Candidatus Aminicenantes bacterium DNA:
- a CDS encoding Fic family protein produces the protein MMTLRLFSGRFESVPAATSWYLADLGEARGKQDLYIRQSPQRLRFLREHALIESAVSSNRIEGVEADQSRIATLVFGEPLLRDRDEEEIQGYRQALNWIHENGKKIPVSEATVMRLHRLTRGEIWDAGKYKDKDGDIIEKLPDGRSRIRFKTVQAKDTPGCMKDLFALYEEAIKTHNVPPLLLLAAFNLDFLCIHPFRDGNGRVSRLLLLLQSYHLGFEVGRYISLERLIEQNKERYYETLEQSSLAWHEGRHDPWPYINYILSILKTACKEFEERLGRIKSPRGAKTDLVEKTIRNFSAEFSLSDLQRACPGVSRDLVRRVLRDLKAKGEVACLGRGPGALWRRLERGNTLERGQERG, from the coding sequence ATGATGACCCTGCGGCTTTTTTCAGGTCGTTTCGAATCCGTGCCGGCCGCCACATCCTGGTATCTGGCAGATCTCGGAGAAGCGCGTGGTAAACAGGACTTGTACATCCGTCAATCGCCTCAGCGTCTCCGGTTTTTGCGGGAGCATGCCCTGATTGAAAGCGCCGTATCATCCAACCGTATCGAAGGCGTTGAAGCGGATCAGTCCCGAATCGCCACCCTCGTCTTCGGCGAGCCGCTTCTGCGGGACCGTGATGAAGAGGAAATCCAGGGATACAGGCAGGCGCTGAACTGGATTCATGAGAATGGAAAGAAAATCCCTGTATCAGAAGCAACCGTTATGCGACTACATCGCCTGACACGCGGAGAGATCTGGGATGCCGGAAAATACAAGGATAAAGACGGTGACATCATCGAAAAATTGCCGGACGGCCGGTCGCGGATCCGCTTCAAGACAGTTCAGGCGAAGGATACACCGGGATGCATGAAAGATCTCTTCGCACTGTATGAAGAAGCGATCAAGACGCACAATGTTCCGCCGCTGCTTCTTCTGGCAGCCTTCAATCTGGATTTTCTCTGCATCCATCCGTTTCGTGACGGCAACGGGCGTGTTTCGAGGCTGCTTCTGCTTTTGCAGAGTTATCACCTCGGTTTCGAGGTAGGCCGGTACATCAGCCTGGAGCGCCTCATCGAGCAAAACAAGGAACGCTATTACGAAACCCTGGAGCAAAGCTCCCTGGCCTGGCATGAAGGCCGACACGATCCATGGCCGTATATCAATTACATTTTGTCGATTTTGAAAACGGCCTGCAAGGAATTTGAGGAGCGTTTGGGCCGGATTAAATCTCCCCGGGGAGCCAAAACAGATCTGGTCGAAAAGACCATCAGGAATTTTTCGGCTGAATTTTCGCTGAGCGATCTGCAGAGAGCCTGTCCGGGTGTCAGCCGCGATCTGGTTCGCAGGGTTCTTCGGGACTTAAAGGCCAAAGGAGAGGTTGCATGTTTGGGGCGGGGGCCCGGGGCTCTGTGGCGAAGACTGGAAAGGGGTAATACCCTTGAAAGAGGGCAGGAAAGAGGGTAA
- a CDS encoding DUF1156 domain-containing protein — protein MAIPKDCKRLAEVDFALSAVNDACVMENNRKTRVDSGHLSLLHSWWARRPLASCRSLLLTLLLPDPCDPLCPGEFKTAARKALQQYKKIGPKDSDLQKTLLAFVADIANWDIVRVAGYVSATRELVKAAHGSVPHVLDPFSGGGSIPLEAQRLGCEVTASDVNPVAWLLLKVALEWCGRKGPELADLFEEWAEWTLREAEKRLVEYYPADAQRRKPLAYLWARTVQCEAAGCGARIPLVRNLVLSKSKGRKKALRIVYPEGSLEPRIEVFTPSSDKEVARGTVAGNNATCPKCHVVTPRERVQAQLRDKRGGADDAILLTVVRGNTSRRGKDYEAPNRQDMEAFSKAATKSKSIKIEMPPAPPEGDTGFRPRPYGITNWADVLAPRQRFSRWVLHEVIEDALNEAAKKAKDKDLLDALAACLYAAYSDNGQYHTSLCVWLSEGVTSIFIQGSGVPMRADFVEGNPLSPNCEGLGYSIRSVQSALRNLSTVRYQPSSPLLANVLDAVLPEESVDVVFTDPPYANQIPYAHLSDFFYGWLRLGLRNRLPQAFTAPETEKARELTENRAVKNGGVHDRQWYESRMYEAFAQMKRVIREDGVASVVFAHKDTDRWEALVSALVQAGWRTTGSWPIATERRQRMRGQGYAALETSVHLICRPRPDNAPVGDWNEVLHGSREKKLEGLAELVGDWMERLQGEGIRGADLVFACIGPALEIFSRYSKVEMTDEREVKLAAYLEKVWEVVGRTALEQILGTAEARARNGMAGVLEEDARLTALFLWTLQDTNGSGNGKKGRATTEESIVENSEAVVDDDDEAPKSKPKGYSLVFDVVRRFAQPLGIELPKWEGRIIETQKGVVRLLAVSERARQIFGSVSIESAIEELFSTQNDQLILPGFEELAVRKKTAPRGRGRKIRIDDPGEMDATATTLDRVHAAMLLQSGGQANALRQLIKAEQERGPDFLRLANALSALYPSGSEEKRLLDAMLLAVRR, from the coding sequence ATGGCAATCCCCAAAGACTGCAAACGCCTGGCGGAGGTGGATTTTGCACTATCTGCCGTCAACGACGCCTGCGTTATGGAGAACAACCGAAAAACCCGGGTGGACAGCGGTCACCTTTCGCTCCTGCATTCTTGGTGGGCGCGGCGTCCGCTAGCTTCCTGTCGGTCCTTGCTCCTAACGCTGCTTCTCCCTGACCCGTGCGACCCGCTCTGCCCGGGGGAGTTCAAGACAGCGGCGCGCAAAGCGCTACAGCAGTACAAGAAGATCGGGCCGAAGGATTCCGACCTGCAGAAAACACTTCTGGCCTTCGTGGCCGACATCGCCAACTGGGACATCGTGCGCGTGGCGGGTTACGTCTCCGCGACTCGTGAACTTGTGAAGGCCGCGCACGGTTCGGTTCCGCACGTACTGGACCCGTTCTCCGGCGGCGGCTCCATTCCGCTGGAAGCACAGCGCCTCGGTTGCGAGGTGACCGCCTCGGACGTGAACCCGGTCGCGTGGCTCCTCCTCAAGGTCGCGCTCGAATGGTGCGGCCGCAAGGGGCCGGAACTCGCCGACCTGTTCGAGGAATGGGCAGAATGGACGCTTAGGGAAGCCGAGAAGCGCCTTGTCGAATACTACCCGGCCGACGCGCAAAGGCGGAAGCCGCTCGCCTATCTCTGGGCGCGAACCGTGCAGTGCGAGGCCGCCGGGTGCGGGGCGCGGATTCCGCTCGTCCGAAATCTGGTGCTCTCTAAATCAAAAGGCCGGAAGAAGGCCCTTCGTATCGTTTATCCAGAGGGTTCTCTTGAGCCACGAATCGAGGTCTTCACCCCATCAAGCGACAAGGAAGTCGCGCGCGGGACGGTCGCAGGGAACAACGCCACTTGTCCGAAATGCCACGTGGTCACGCCCCGCGAACGCGTTCAGGCGCAATTGCGCGACAAGCGTGGCGGTGCGGATGACGCGATTCTACTGACGGTGGTTCGGGGAAATACAAGTAGACGTGGGAAGGATTACGAGGCACCGAATCGCCAGGACATGGAGGCCTTCTCCAAGGCGGCCACAAAGTCCAAGTCCATCAAGATCGAAATGCCACCGGCTCCGCCGGAGGGCGACACGGGTTTCCGCCCGCGTCCATACGGCATCACTAACTGGGCTGACGTCCTCGCCCCGCGTCAGCGATTCTCGCGCTGGGTGCTGCACGAGGTCATCGAGGACGCGCTCAATGAAGCGGCCAAGAAGGCCAAGGACAAAGACCTTCTCGACGCCCTTGCCGCTTGCCTCTACGCGGCCTACTCGGACAACGGCCAGTACCACACCTCGCTCTGCGTCTGGCTCTCGGAAGGTGTAACGTCCATCTTCATACAGGGTTCCGGAGTTCCGATGCGTGCTGACTTCGTGGAAGGCAACCCCTTGAGCCCTAACTGCGAAGGTTTGGGATATTCCATCCGCAGCGTACAGAGCGCTCTTCGGAATCTATCCACAGTACGCTACCAGCCCTCGTCACCGCTCTTGGCGAACGTGCTGGACGCGGTTCTGCCGGAGGAATCGGTGGACGTGGTCTTCACCGACCCGCCCTACGCGAACCAGATTCCCTACGCGCATCTTTCCGATTTCTTCTATGGCTGGCTCCGTCTCGGACTTCGAAACCGCCTGCCGCAGGCGTTCACGGCCCCGGAGACCGAGAAGGCCCGTGAACTCACCGAGAACCGCGCCGTCAAGAATGGTGGTGTTCATGACCGCCAGTGGTACGAGAGCCGCATGTATGAGGCCTTTGCCCAGATGAAGCGGGTCATACGCGAGGACGGCGTGGCCTCCGTGGTCTTTGCCCACAAGGACACCGACCGCTGGGAGGCGCTCGTCTCGGCGCTGGTGCAAGCAGGCTGGCGCACCACCGGCTCGTGGCCCATCGCCACCGAACGCAGACAGCGCATGCGCGGCCAGGGCTACGCGGCGCTTGAAACCAGCGTCCACCTTATTTGCCGCCCTCGCCCGGACAATGCGCCGGTCGGCGACTGGAATGAAGTATTGCATGGAAGCAGAGAGAAGAAGCTGGAGGGCTTGGCTGAGCTTGTGGGCGACTGGATGGAGCGGCTCCAGGGCGAGGGCATTCGCGGCGCGGATCTGGTCTTTGCCTGTATCGGCCCGGCGCTGGAGATTTTCAGCCGGTATTCCAAAGTGGAGATGACTGATGAGAGGGAAGTAAAACTGGCCGCCTATTTGGAGAAAGTCTGGGAAGTCGTCGGTCGAACGGCCCTCGAACAGATTCTCGGCACGGCGGAGGCCCGTGCACGGAACGGCATGGCAGGCGTGCTGGAAGAAGACGCGCGCCTGACCGCACTCTTCCTCTGGACGCTCCAGGACACAAACGGGAGTGGCAATGGGAAAAAGGGGAGAGCGACAACCGAAGAATCCATTGTTGAAAATTCTGAAGCCGTGGTCGATGATGACGATGAAGCCCCAAAATCCAAACCCAAGGGTTACAGCCTGGTTTTCGATGTCGTCCGGCGTTTCGCACAACCGCTCGGCATCGAACTTCCCAAGTGGGAAGGCCGCATTATCGAGACACAAAAAGGAGTGGTCCGGCTTTTGGCTGTTTCAGAACGGGCCCGGCAGATTTTCGGATCCGTAAGCATCGAATCCGCCATCGAAGAACTCTTTTCAACCCAAAACGATCAATTGATCCTTCCCGGTTTCGAAGAGCTGGCCGTAAGAAAAAAAACAGCTCCAAGAGGACGTGGTCGAAAAATCAGAATCGACGATCCGGGCGAAATGGATGCAACGGCCACCACCCTCGACCGGGTTCATGCGGCGATGCTGCTTCAGTCCGGTGGGCAGGCGAATGCATTGAGGCAACTCATCAAGGCCGAACAGGAGCGCGGCCCGGATTTCCTGCGACTGGCCAACGCCCTTTCCGCGCTCTACCCCTCCGGAAGTGAAGAAAAACGTTTACTGGATGCCATGCTGCTGGCGGTCAGGAGGTGA
- a CDS encoding gamma-glutamylcyclotransferase codes for MKKNVYWMPCCWRSGGDCMLYYAYGSNMDWNQMRRRCPSARFVGIALLQDHKLEFTRKSQQRGCGVADVVPITGQNVWGVVYEISDLDVGKLDASEGYRPGSNKNSYWRHERMVSLDGDPKRPLTVQLYIAEREDAPPKPNNKYKDQILSGAKHWHLPAKYIQELMQIEVDT; via the coding sequence GTGAAGAAAAACGTTTACTGGATGCCATGCTGCTGGCGGTCAGGAGGTGATTGTATGCTCTATTATGCCTATGGATCTAATATGGATTGGAATCAAATGAGACGCCGATGCCCTTCAGCGCGTTTTGTTGGTATTGCCCTGCTGCAAGATCACAAGCTTGAATTCACGCGGAAATCGCAACAACGAGGCTGTGGGGTGGCTGATGTTGTACCCATAACAGGGCAAAATGTGTGGGGTGTGGTATATGAAATATCCGATCTCGATGTCGGAAAACTCGATGCGTCTGAAGGTTACAGGCCGGGATCCAATAAGAACTCATACTGGCGGCACGAAAGAATGGTGTCACTGGATGGCGATCCCAAAAGACCTCTAACGGTCCAACTCTATATTGCTGAAAGAGAAGATGCACCGCCAAAACCGAATAACAAATACAAAGATCAGATCCTCTCCGGAGCGAAGCACTGGCACCTTCCTGCCAAGTACATTCAAGAACTGATGCAAATCGAGGTCGATACGTGA